Proteins encoded in a region of the Cyclopterus lumpus isolate fCycLum1 chromosome 23, fCycLum1.pri, whole genome shotgun sequence genome:
- the rerg gene encoding ras-related and estrogen-regulated growth inhibitor, translating to MAKSPEVKLAVFGRAGVGKSALVVRLLTRRFIWEYDPTLESTYRHQANIDDEVVTMEILDTAGQEDVQQKEGHVRWGDGFVIVYDITDRGSFEEVAPLRSLLEEVKKPKNVPLVLVGNKSDLDHVRQVGTEEGERLAAEMACAFYECSACANEGGTVAEAFHELCREVRRRKAVQGKARRRSSTTHVKQAINKMLTKISS from the exons ATGGCCAAAAGCCCGGAGGTGAAGCTGGCCGTCTTCGGCAGAGCGGGGGTGGGGAAGTCAG CTTTGGTGGTGAGACTTCTGACCCGACGCTTCATCTGGGAGTACGACCCGACACTCG AATCAACATATCGTCATCAGGCCAACATCGACGATGAGGTCGTCACCATGGAGATCCTGGACACTGCCGGGCAG GAGGACGTCCAGCAGAAGGAGGGTCACGTGCGTTGGGGTGACGGGTTTGTCATCGTGTACGACATCACCGACCGGGGAAGCTTCGAGGAGGTGGCGCCGCTGCGAAGTCTCCTCGAGGAGGTGAAGAAGCCGAAAAACGTGCCTCTGGTCCTCGTGGGCAACAAGTCCGACCTGGACCACGTCCGGCAGGTCGGCACGGAGGAAGGCGAGCGGCTGGCCGCCGAGATGGCGTGCGCCTTCTACGAATGCTCGGCGTGCGCCAACGAGGGCGGCACCGTGGCCGAGGCCTTCCACGAGCTGTGCCGCGAGGTGAGGCGCCGCAAGGCCGTGCAGGGCAAGGCCAGACGCCGCAGCTCCACCACGCACGTCAAACAGGCCATCAACAAGATGCTGACCAAGATCAGCAGCTAG